AAAGCGATGCGAGGTCATGCTAAAGCGTTCGAAGAATTATTAATCGCTCATCAAGAGCAACTGTATCGAACCGCTTATTTATATGCCGGCAATCAACAAGATAGTTTAGATATTGTGCAAGATACGGCATATAAGGCTTTCAACTCAATTAAAAATTTAAAAGAACCAGCTTATTTCAAAACATGGTTAATTAGAATTTTGATTAACACTGCTTTGGAACAACAACGAAAAAAAGCTAAAATAGTCTATCTTGATGATGAAATAGCACCTAGTATTTTTGAACAGAGTGTCGCAAGTGATAACCAATTAGATACGAAATTAACACTTATCGAAAGCCTTAACCACTTGAAATCAGATTATAAAGAGGTCCTGATTTTGCACTATTATCATGATTTAAGTATCAAAGAAATTAGTCAAGTCCTCGCCAAACCGGAAGGAACAATTAAGACCAATTTATTTCGTGGTCGTCAACAGCTAAAAGAACAATTAGAAGGAGAAGGTGGATATGAAAGAAAAATTGATTAAATCAACTATTGAAACAATAACGGTACCCGAAGAAGCGGTGACTCAAGCTATTCAATTAGGTATCTCAAAAGGAACCTCAAAGCAATTTCGAATCAAAAAAAGGATTAAATGGGTATCATTTGTGGCTGTAGCGATAGCTTTTATTGGTATTAGTGGGTTCATCGTACCGTCTGTTGCTCAAGTATTAGCGGATATTCCTGGTGTGGGAAAACTCTATCAGAAATTTGGCGATCCATTTGGGGCTGAATTAACTAAAGACGCGCCACATTAGGCACAGTTGAAAATGAACATTTTATCTTACAAGTCTTAGGTGCTTATTATGATACGTCTAGAGTTGGAATTGTTTATCAAGTAGTCGATAAAAAAGCAAGTGATGGTCAATCAATCGAAACGCTACATCCCAAAATTCCTGAAATAAATGGTCAAGCCATTAAAGGAGAAGTTATCCCCGATTTGAAACAAAATGATGAACAGGATAACGTTTATGATGGCTATTTTTTAATCAACTTATCCGATGAAAATTTACCCAAAAACCTGACTATTCCTTTAGAAATCGAGACCCCTTCTGGTAAGTTAGCGACGGATATTTCGCTTGAACAATTACCGACCAAAGGACAAGCTATGGATGTTCACCAAACAGTTAGACTAATCAAGGACTATATCAAGCCACAATTACCAAAGTGACAAAAGGTCGTGAAGTCTCCGTAATAGATTATCAAGTGAGCCAACCTAAAGGAACAGGGATTAGGGCAGCATGGGCAAACTTTCAGTTATTTACGAAAGATCAGCAACAAGAATATATTGTACCTAAAGAATTGTCTGGTGCTTTAGTTGAACAATACACTACCGCAACGGAAGATGTCGCATCGTATCGTGCGATTATCCCCAATAAAATGTCTGATACTGATTTAGAGTTGGATTACGCCAACTTACACGTCAATATTGAGGTTGCCAATGAGCTAGTGGCACTTGCAATTGTTGGTTTAAATGAGCAATTTCCTAAAACTTTTGGAGCGGAAAATGACCCATATCAGCTAACAATTGAAGAATTGAAAAGAAACAAGATGAGAGTTTAAGATTGCGTTGCAGTTTGCTAATTTACCTGAATCATATGGTAAAGAGCAATTGGAGCATAACTTAAATGACAACTTTCACGTGGGAACAAAAAATATCTAGAAGCAGGTTCTTCAGCCGATTTTGAAGAATTTGAAACCCCTGAGGAATTTTATATTAAATATGGAAAAATTAATCAGTTAGAATATCAAGCGAGTAAAGGCTGGGTTGTGAATTTATCGTATAATATTGCGGATACGCATGGTTGGGGCAAGTATTTTGAAACTGCAACATTTGATAAGTCACGTGCTTATTTTGGTGGTAGTTTACGGCCATCTAGCGTTGTGTTTGATCCAATGACACTTAATATAGAAAAAAAAAAATACAGAGAAACAATAAAGACAGTTTGGTTAAATAACTGTCTTTTATTATAGAAGTCAGCAGAATGACCTATACCAATTTTAAGAAAGGTTTGACAAAGGTTGGTTTTATTATGATTTAATGTTTCTAAGAAATATTGAAGGAGGATAGGTGTAGACCAATTGGATAGCGCCAGCTCTGTTTTGAAAAGACAGAGGACGAGGAGGAACTTATCGAAAATTCGGCGGGTAGTTCTCGGGGAGTGGACTCCTAAGATTTCTAACAAAACTTACTGAAAGTAACCACAAAAAGAAATCACCCACTAGAAACACATTTTAAAATTTATAGATGAAAGTTGGAAAAGAAATGTGTGGAATCGTAGGATTAATTGGATTAGAAAATGTTACTGAAGGTTTAGTGAACGGTTTAAGTCACTTAGAATATCGAGGCTATGACTCAGCGGGTGTTTATGTGAGGCGCAGCAAGCTTCACCGTTAAACAAAAGGTCGTATTAACGACTTACGTCAAGAAATCGAAAAAACAGGTGACGTGACAGGGTTCCGTGGGATTGGTCATACACGTTGGGCAACGCACGGTAAACCAAAAACTGAAAACGCGCACCCTCATACTTCATACAACGGTCGTTTCGTATTAGTACACAACGGCGTGATTGAAAACTTTAAAGAAATTAAAGATGAATACATTAAAGACGAGTGGTTACAAGGTGAAACTGACACAGAGATGGTCGTTCACTTAGTCGCTAAAATCGCTGAAGAAGAAAACTTATCAGCTAAAGAAGCGTTTAAAAAAGCTCTAACAATCGTGGATGGTTCATATGCGTTTGCTTTAGCCGACAAAGAAGAACCAGAAGTATTATACGTTGCTAAAAACAAAAGCCCATTATTAGTTGCAACTGGTGAAGACTTTAATGGTGTGTGTTCTGATGCCTTAGCCTTAATCGAGTTAACCAATAAATTTGTTGAAATTAAAGATAAAGAAATGGTGACCGTAACAAAAGCAGGCATTACGATTGAAGATCTAGCTGGTCAAGCACAAGAACGTGAGGCGATTGAATTTTCAATTACAGCTAATGATTTAGCTTTAGGCACTTACGAACATTACATGTTAAAAGAAATCGAAGAACAACCAGCTGTGATGCGTAATATTTTAGCTAACTACGTGAATGAGCAAGACGAAGTAGTCGTTGATCCGGCAATCGTCGAAGCGGTGACAGAAGCTGATCGTATTTACATTATCGCATGTGGTACTAGCTGGCATGCCGGTTTAGTTGGGAAAAACATGTTAGAAAAATTAGCAGGTATTCCAACTGAAGTTCATTTAGCAAGCGAGTTTGGTTACAATACACCATTACTATCTGAAAAACCATTGTTCATCTACATTAGCCAAAGTGGAGAAACAGCCGATAGCCGTCAAGTATTAGTCAAAACGAACGAACTAGGTTACCCAGCTTTAACGGTGACTAACGTTGCAGGTTCAACGTTATCACGTGAAGCAAACTATACAATGTTATTACATGCTGGTCCTGAAATTGCGGTTGCTTCAACCAAAGCCTACACCGCTCAAATTGCGGTTTTATCTATTTTAGCCAATGCAGTCGGTATGCAAAAAGGGATTACAGCTGCTCAAAACTTTAACTTGAAGAATGAATTAAGTCTAGTAGCGAACCAAATGGACAGCTTTTTAAATAGTGACCATCACTTACAAACAATCGTTCATGACATGTTGTTAGAAGCTCGCAATGCTTTCTATATTGGTCGTGGGAATGATTATTGTGTATCACTTGAAGCGGCTTTAAAATTAAAAGAAATTTCATACATTCAATGTGAAGGCTTCGCTTCTGGTGAATTGAAACACGGGACCATTGCCTTGATTGAAGAAAACACACCAGTCTTTGCATTAATCACAGCGGCTCATACGAACTTGCAAACAAGAAGTAATGTGCAAGAAGTGGAAAGCCGTGGGGCTAAAACATGTATTATCTCGATGGAAGGGTTAGAACAAGAACATGATGCCTTAGTGTTACCACATGTTCATGAGTTATATGCACCATTAATCAGTGTGTTACCGACACAGTTAATAGCTTACTACGCAACATTAGAACGTGGCTTAGATGTTGACAAACCACGTAACTTAGCCAAAAGTGTGACAGTAGAATAAACCATTAGTAAAAGTGTTGTAGCTTTCAAAGTTACAACACTTTTTTTTGAATATTAACATTTTTATATACGAAAATCTTGCAATTGGTCTATAAATGGTATATGATTGGACTATACCAAAAAGGTTTATTATGGAGGTCTGAAAAATGCAACTAATTACTGTTAAAGATCAATTTGAAGGTGGAAAAAAAGCGTTCGAAATTTTAAATGAAGAAATGCAAGCAAATCGTGTGAACGTATTAGGGTTAGCTACAGGTAGCACACCAATTACTTTTTATGAAGAAATTGTTAAAAGTGATTTAGACTTTTCAGAAGTTACATCCGTTAACTTAGATGAATATATTGGTTTAGCGAAATCTGATGATCAAAGCTATGATTATTTTATGCATGAACATTTATTTAATGTCAAACCATTTAAAGAAAATTTTTTACCAGATGGTTTAGCGACAGACGTTGAAGCGGAGTGCCAACGTTATGATGAAGTTTTAAAAGCTCATCCAGTTGATATTCAAATTTTAGGAATCGGTGAAAATGCGCATATTGGGTTTAATGAACCTGGTTCTTCATTTGAAGCTGGGACTCAGAAAGTAGCATTAACTGAATCAACAATTGAAGCGAACAGCCGTAACTTTGAAAAAATTGAAGATGTACCAACACATGCGATTTCAATGGGAATTAAATCAATTATGGCCGCTAAAAAAATTATTTTACTAGCTTATGGCGAGAAAAAAGCTGAAGCGATTAAAAATACAATTGAAGGTCCAATTACTGAAGATGTACCAAGTAGTGTGCTACAACGCCATCAAGATGTGATTATTATTGCAGATGAAGCGGCAACCTCATTATTAACTAAATAACAAAAAAAGAGAACTTAGCCGCGGCTAAGTTCTCTTTATTTCAGTTACAGTTGTTTGATCAAAGTATTTAGGATAATTTTCTTTGGTAACATAACCTGTTCGTTTTTCTAATGCATTAAGCGTTCCTAACGTCATCGCGCGTTTAATCAATGTTTCGATGTCTTCGTTTTGGTCGAGTGCAATAGCGATACCAGCAACCGTTGAGTCACCGCTACCAACAGCGTTTTCGACTTCAATCGAAGGGACACTAGCTTTAAAGTAACGCTGTCCGTATTTTACAAACGCTCCATCAGCGCCCATTGAGATAACGATTAATTCAATGCCTTCAAAAATGGCGTCATCAAGTAGTTGAATAATGGCTTGATAGTCACGAGTGTCAATGGTTTGTCCAGATAATTCTTGGATTTCGTCAAGGTTAGGTTTAATCGCAAATGGATTAATAGGAGAAGCTAAGACTTCTTTTAAGGTGCTACCAGAAGCATCAATAATAACTTTTGCTTGCTTTTTTTGAGCGCGGTGCATTAAGTCGATGTAATAATCCGGTGTTAAACCTTGTGGCAGACTCCCTGCGAGTGCCACGACTTGAGCATCTGCAATCAATGTATCATAATGTTCAATAAAAGCGTTCGCTTCGTCAGCAGTAATAGTTGGCCCCTCTTCTAAAATTTCCGTTTGCTGACCATCATGTAAAACCGCCACCGAATTACGTGTTTGCCCACTAATTTGGAAAAACTGATGGTGCATGCCATCTTCGTCTAGTGAAGATTCCACCACTTGTTTTAAATTATCACCTAATAAACCAGTAGCAATATTGTCATATCCCATTAAGGTTGCGACTCTTGATACATTTAAGCCTTTACCGCTTGGAAATTTATTAACGTGATTGGTTCTCGTTACCCCATTTATATTTAAACTTTCTAAATCGTAAACTAATTCAACGGTTGGATTTAGTGTTACACTCACTATCATTCATTCACACTCCATTCTATGGTTTATGTTATTTTATCATTGCACAGGAGTTTGTCACAACTTTAATGCAATCGTTAATGAATGATATTTTAATTATTTTTTTGAAGAAATGTGCTACAATTAGTCAGAATATATAGGAAAGGCTCGATTGAGAATGAAAATATTAAGTTTGGATACATCAAATCAAACATTAAGCCTAGCGGTGTTAGAAGATGAACGCGTCTTAGCCAGTTATTCATCGTCTGTTAATAAAAATCATAGCGTGACGTTAATGCCGATGATTGAAACCTTACTAGGACAGATAAAAATGAGTCCTAAAGAAATCGACCGTATTGTCGTAGCGAAAGGACCAGGTTCATATACGGGGTTGCGTATTGGCGTGACAACAGCTAAAACATTAGCGTGGACGTTGCAAGCTGAATTAGTGGGGATTTCTAGCTTGGCTAATTTAGCGGCGTCTGTGGGTAAAGTACCGGGACTAATTGTGCCTTTATTTGACGCGCGTCGTGGGAATGTCTATGCCGGAGTTTATCAATGGCAAGGCCAAGAGCTTATGGCGATTAAGGATGATCAGCATATTGATCTAGCCACTTTAGTAGCACAACTGCAAAATGAAGCAGGAACAATTATATTTGTGGGGGAATTATCTGAAGGGCTAGCACAAGTTATCGCATCAAGTGAATTAACCAATTATCAGCTTGAGTTAAATCCTGTATTAAATAGCGCCTTTCTTGGCAAAATGGGCTATCATGCAACAGAATTAGAGAATCCTTCAAGCCTTGTTCCAACGTATCTAAAATTGGTAGAAGCTGAAGAGAAATGGTTAGAAACTAATCCAGTATTGAGGGAAGATTATGTGGAAAAAGTCTGATCTACTAAAAACGGTTAAACGTGTCATCAAACAAGATCATTTTATGATTCAAGATACGGTTGCGGCGTTAACACACATTACGTATCGTTCAGTACGCCTTGATGAAATCAAAACGTTACAAGCTATTCAGAAGACGGTTTACCCAGACCGGGCAGCGTGGAGTCGTTATGCCTTTTTAGCGGAATTAAATGGTAAGCATCCCGTTCATTATTTAGTGGCTGATTGCCAAGGTCAATTGGTTGGATTTGGTGGTATTCGTATTGAAGAAAGTCATGCGCACGTAACGAATTTGGCTGTTTTACCTGAGCTACAAGGCAATGGAATTGGAAGTGAGCTAATAACACAATTATTGGCGTTTGCTGAAGGGTACCAAGTGACAAGTATTACGCTTGAAGTTCGGGCAAGTAATGAAAAAGCTCAGCGTTTATACAAATCTTTGGGATTCAAATTATCAACGACGAAAAACAGCTATTATCGTGATGGCGAAGACGCGTATTTGATGGTTTTAACCAAAGAAGTGGTAGGTGGACATAGTGACTAATCAACAACTCGCACACGCTTTGTGGCAAGTGAGTCAACAGAGTTTTCAATATGGTTCACCGTGGACGTTACAACAATTTGTGGAGGATCTAGAACAAGGTTCTTCCTCGTGGTTACTTGAAAAAAATGCTGATGATGAGCTAATCGGTTATCTTCAGTATCGGGTGCTATTTGATGAAGCTGAAATTTACAATCTAGCAATTGCGACAGCTTATAAAGGTCAAGGACTGGGTAGACAGTTAATGATGCGTTTAGATACTGAATTAGGAGCACAAGCTGTCGCGCAAATTTTTTTAGAAGTCAGAGAAAGCAATCAACTCGCACGGGCTTTTTATCAGAAGCAAGGGTTTGTTGAAGTAAGTACTAGAAAAAATTACTATCACCATCCGTTAGAAAACGGCTTGATATTAATGAAGGAATTGAAATGAGGTCTTTTTATGGAAATATTTACGAAAGAGCGTCGTCTAGTTTTAGCGATTGAATCGAGCTGTGATGAAACGAGTGTTGCGGTGGTCGAAGACGGTAATAAAATATTATCTAATATTGTAGCGTCACAAGTGTTGTCCCACCAACGTTTCGGAGGGGTAGTTCCTGAAGTCGCAAGTCGTCACCATGTGGAGCAAATTATTTCGTGTTTAGATGAAGCACTTGTAGAAGCTAAGGTAACGGTCGAGGAGTTGAGTGCTGTTGCGGTAACAGAAGGGCCGGGATTAGTGGGTGCTCTGTTAATTGGCTTAAGTGCGGCCAAAGCGTTTGCCTTTGCTAATGGCTTACCATTAATTCCTGTGAATCACATGGCAGGCCATATTTATGCGGCGCGTTTTGTCGAAGAAATGCAGTTTCCATTAATGGCGTTACTAGTTAGTGGTGGCCACACGGAATTAGTTTATATGCCAGCAGATGGCGAGTTTGAAATTATCGGTGAGACACGCGATGACGCAGCTGGCGAAGCTTATGACAAAGTAGGGCGTGTTTTAGGCCTGAAATACCCAAGTGGTAAAGAAATTGATGAAATGGCACATATTGGACAAGATGTTTATCATTTTCCACGTGCGATGATTAAAGAAGATCATTATGACTTTAGTTTTAGTGGGCTAAAGAGCTCGTTTATTAATCGTGTTCATAATGCGGAACAAAAAGGTGAGGAACTATCTAAGGTTGATTTAGCAGCTAGTTTTCAAGCAAGTGTCGTAGAAGTTTTAGTGAATAAAACAGTTCGTGCTTGTCAAAACTTTGAGGTGAAGCAGTTAATTGTTGCAGGTGGCGTGGCTGCCAATCAAGGGTTAAGAAATGCGATGACGGAAACGATGCAACAGCAATTACCAGACGTTAAGGTGATATTCCCGCCACTAAAGTTGTGTGGAGATAACGCTGCGATGATCGGTTCAGCCGCCTTTGCAGCTATTAGCAAAGAACAAACAGCAGATATGTATTTGAATGCGACACCTAGTCTGATATTAGGTGAGTAGCTATGTATCATCACAAAAAAATTGGTGCCTTTTTGGGACCAATTTTTTTGTTTGTGAATAAAGTGAAAACATTTCTGATAAGCGGAATTTACTTGACAATAAAACGGGAATATAATACTATATATAGGCGCGTATGTTAGCTTTAAAAATAGCAGGAGGCTGGGTGAAATATTGTCCATTCAGCATTTCTAAATATCAAAGCAAAGATAGATACTCACAAAAAAATGAGATAAAGATCTATTTTTGGTTTTTTTTTGCCTAAATTAGGCTAACTATGACGGATTAATATAAACTTAACATTTGTAATGTTTTTGTAACATTAGGTGTTTTGGAATAAACAGAAGGGGTGAAGAGCTTGGCTGGACACGTAGTAAAATACGGAAAACATCGCGAAAGAAGAAGTTTCGCAAGGATCAGTGAAGTACTAGAATTACCAAATTTAATTGAAATTCAAACAGACTCTTACGAATGGTTCTTAAAAGAAGGACTGAAAGAAATGTTTGAGGATATCTTACCTATTAAAGATTTTAGCGATAAATTATCGTTAGAATTTGTAGGATATGAACTTAAAGAACCAAAATATACTGTAGAAGAAGCTCGTTCGCATGACGCAAACTACTCTGCACCTATTCACGTAACCTTACGATTAGACAACAAAGCAACTGGCGAAATCAAATCACAAGAAGTATTCTTTGGTGATTTCCCTCTAATGACTGAAATGGGAACATTCATCATCAATGGTGCTGAACGTGTTATCGTTTCTCAGTTAGTTCGTTCTCCAGGTGTATACTACCATAGTAAATTAGACAAAAATGGTCGCGAAAGCTTTGGGACAACAGTTATTCCTAACCGTGGTGCTTGGTTAGAATTAGAAACAGATGCTAAAGATATTTCTTATGTACGTATTGACCGTACACGTAAAATTCCTTTAACTGTTTTAATTCGTGCCCTAGGTTACGGTTCTGATGACACTATCTTAGAAATGTTAGGCGATAACGAAAGCTTACGTTTAACAATTGAAAAAGATATTCACAAAAACGCTTCAGACTCTCGTGCTGAAGAAGGATTAAAAGACATTTACGAACGTTTACGTCCAGGTGAGCCCAAAACAGCTGACAGCTCTCGTAGTCTGTTATACACTCGCTTCTTCGACCCAAAACGCTATGATTTAGCTGCTGTAGGTCGTTACAAAGTAAACAAAAAACTAAGCTTAAAAACACGCTTATTAAACCAAGTGTTAGCTGAAACATTAGTTGATGCTGAAACTGGTGAAATTATCGTTGAAAAAGGTACTGAAATCACACATGAAGTGATGGCTGATTTAGCACCTCATTTAGATAAAGGTTTAAACAACGTAACATACTATCCAACTGAAGATGGCGTTATTACTGATCCGATGACGATTCAAGTTATTAAAGTAGTCTCACCTAAAGACCCAGATCGCGTGATTAACGTGATTGGTAACGGTCAAATTGGAGATGAAACACGCGTTATCACACCTGCTGACATTATTGCTGAAATCAACTACTTCTTTAATTTACAAGAAGGCGTTGGTCAAACAGATGATATCGACCATTTAGGTAACCGTCGTATTCGTGCCGTTGGTGAATTATTACAAAACCAATTCCGTATTGGTTTAGCTCGTATGGAGCGTGTGGTACGTGAACGTATGTCTATTCAAGATACAGACACATTAACACCACAACAATTAATTAACATTCGTCCAGTCGTAGCTGCGATTAAAGAATTCTTTGGTTCTTCTCAGTTATCACAGTTCATGGACCAAACTAACCCACTTGGTGAGTTAACACATAAACGTCGTCTATCTGCCTTAGGGCCTGGTGGTTTGACTCGTGACCGTGCTGGTTATGAAGTCCGAGACGTTCACTATTCTCACTATGGTCGTATGTGTCCGATTGAAACGCCTGAGGGACCAAATATCGGGTTAATCAATAGTTTGTCAAGTTATGCGAAAATCAACAAATATGGTTTCATCGAAACACCATATCGTCGTGTTGACCGTAAAACTGGTAAAGTAACCGATCAAATTGATTACTTAACAGCGGATGAAGAAGATCATTACATGGTAGCGCAAGCGAACTCACCATTAAATGAAGACGGCTCATTCGTAAACGATGTTGTAATGGCTCGTATCCAAAGTGATAACTTAGAAGTTTCAATTGAAAAAGTTGACTACATGGACGTTTCTCCTAAACAGGTAGTTGCGGTTGCGACATCATGTATTCCTTTCTTGGAAAACGATGACTCTAACCGTGCCTTAATGGGTGCGAACATGCAGCGTCAGGCGGTTCCTTTAATCCAACCACGTGCGCCATTCGTTGGTACAGGTATGGAATATAAAGCAGCCCATGACTCAGGTTCAGCTTTAGTAGCAAAACATGATGGTGTCGTTGAATTTGTTGATGCGAATGAAATTCGTGTTCGTCGTTCAAACGGTACTTTAGATAAATATGCTGTTACAAAATTCCGTCGTTCAAACGCAGGTATGTGTTACAACCAACGCCCAATCGTTAAATTAGGTGAAGTGATTGATGCTGGTGATACATTAGCAGATGGACCATCTATGGAAGAAGGCGAAATGGCTTTAGGTCAAAACGTTTTAGTTGCCTTCATGACATGGGAAGGTTACAACTACGAGGATGCAATCATCATGAGCCGTCGTTTAGTCAAAGATGACGTGTACACATCGATTCATATTGAAGAATACGAATCAGAAGCACGTGATACTAAACTTGGACCTGAGGAAATTACTCGTGAAATTCCAAACGTTGGGGAAGATGCACTTAAAAACCTTGACGAAATGGGTATTATCCGTATTGGTGCTGAAGTTGTCGATGGAGATATCTTAGTTGGTAAAGTAACACCTAAAGGGGTAACTGAATTATCAGCTGAAGAGCGTTTATTACATGCAATCTTCGGTGAAAAAGCTCGTGAAGTTCGTGATACTTCATTACGTGTACCACATGGTGGTGGCGGTATCGTTCACGATGTTAAAATCTTTACACGCGAAGGTGGCGACGAATTATCACCTGGCGTTAACATGTTAGTACGTGTTTACATTGTACAAAAACGTAAAATCCATGAAGGGGATAAGATGGCCGGACGTCACGGTAATAAAGGGGTAGTTTCTCGAATTATGCCGGAAGAAGATATGCCATTCTTACCAGATGGAACACCTGTGGATATCATGTTGAATCCATTAGGGGTACCGTCACGTATGAACATCGGTCAGGTATTAGAGTTACATTTAGGTATGGCTGCTCGTCAATTAGGCATCCACGTTGCAACACCAGTATTTGATGGAGCTTCGGAAGAAGATGTTTGGGAAACAGTTAAAGAAGCTGGAATGGCATCTGATGCTAAGACAGTTCTTTATGATGGACGTACAGGTGAAGCCTTCGATAACCGTATCTCTGTTGGTGTGATGTACATGCTGAAACTTGCTCATATGGTTGATGACAAGTTACATGCTCGTTCTACTGGACCTTACTCATTAGTAACGCAACAACCACTTGGAGGTAAAGCTCAATTTGGTGGACAACGTTTTGGTGAGATGGAGGTTTGGGCACTTGAAGCTTACGGTGCGGCTTACACATTACAAGAAATCTTAACTTACAAGTCTGATGACGTTGTTGGACGTGTGAAAACATATGAAGCGATTGTTAAAGGAGAGCCAATTCCAAAACCTGGTGTTCCTGAATCATTCCGCGTATTAGTGAAAGAATTACAATCATTAGGTCTAGATATGCGTGTACTTGATGCTGAAGATCAAGAAATTGAACTTCGCGACATGGACGACGATGAAGACGACATGATTACAGTTGATGCATTAACTAAGTATGCTCAAGAGCACGCTGAAAAAAATGCTGAGAAAAAAGACTAGTTCAAACAAATTGTATTGTGCTGTGTTTTAAAGAAGGAAATGGAGGGAACACCTTTTGATCGATGTAAATAAATTCGAAAGTATGCAAATTGGTTTAGCTTCTCCAGAAAAAATTAGAAGCTGGTCTTATGGTGAGGTTAAAAAACCTGAAACAATAAATTATCGTACATTAAAACCTGAACGTGACGGTTTATTCTGCGAACGCATTTTCGGTCCTAGCAAGGACTGGGAATGTGCTTGCGGTAAGTACAAACGTATCCGTTATAAAGGAATCGTCTGTGACCGTTGTGGAGTAGAAGTAACGCGCTCAAAAGTACGTCGTGAAAGAATGGCGCATATCGAGTTAGCAGCTCCTGTTTCTCACATCTGGTACTTTAAAGGTATTCCAAGTCGTATGGGTCTAATCTTAGATATGAGCCCACG
This is a stretch of genomic DNA from Vagococcus zengguangii. It encodes these proteins:
- a CDS encoding sigma-70 family RNA polymerase sigma factor; its protein translation is MEKLVKKAMRGHAKAFEELLIAHQEQLYRTAYLYAGNQQDSLDIVQDTAYKAFNSIKNLKEPAYFKTWLIRILINTALEQQRKKAKIVYLDDEIAPSIFEQSVASDNQLDTKLTLIESLNHLKSDYKEVLILHYYHDLSIKEISQVLAKPEGTIKTNLFRGRQQLKEQLEGEGGYERKID
- the tsaB gene encoding tRNA (adenosine(37)-N6)-threonylcarbamoyltransferase complex dimerization subunit type 1 TsaB; this translates as MKILSLDTSNQTLSLAVLEDERVLASYSSSVNKNHSVTLMPMIETLLGQIKMSPKEIDRIVVAKGPGSYTGLRIGVTTAKTLAWTLQAELVGISSLANLAASVGKVPGLIVPLFDARRGNVYAGVYQWQGQELMAIKDDQHIDLATLVAQLQNEAGTIIFVGELSEGLAQVIASSELTNYQLELNPVLNSAFLGKMGYHATELENPSSLVPTYLKLVEAEEKWLETNPVLREDYVEKV
- the tsaD gene encoding tRNA (adenosine(37)-N6)-threonylcarbamoyltransferase complex transferase subunit TsaD translates to MEIFTKERRLVLAIESSCDETSVAVVEDGNKILSNIVASQVLSHQRFGGVVPEVASRHHVEQIISCLDEALVEAKVTVEELSAVAVTEGPGLVGALLIGLSAAKAFAFANGLPLIPVNHMAGHIYAARFVEEMQFPLMALLVSGGHTELVYMPADGEFEIIGETRDDAAGEAYDKVGRVLGLKYPSGKEIDEMAHIGQDVYHFPRAMIKEDHYDFSFSGLKSSFINRVHNAEQKGEELSKVDLAASFQASVVEVLVNKTVRACQNFEVKQLIVAGGVAANQGLRNAMTETMQQQLPDVKVIFPPLKLCGDNAAMIGSAAFAAISKEQTADMYLNATPSLILGE
- a CDS encoding hexose kinase; translated protein: MIVSVTLNPTVELVYDLESLNINGVTRTNHVNKFPSGKGLNVSRVATLMGYDNIATGLLGDNLKQVVESSLDEDGMHHQFFQISGQTRNSVAVLHDGQQTEILEEGPTITADEANAFIEHYDTLIADAQVVALAGSLPQGLTPDYYIDLMHRAQKKQAKVIIDASGSTLKEVLASPINPFAIKPNLDEIQELSGQTIDTRDYQAIIQLLDDAIFEGIELIVISMGADGAFVKYGQRYFKASVPSIEVENAVGSGDSTVAGIAIALDQNEDIETLIKRAMTLGTLNALEKRTGYVTKENYPKYFDQTTVTEIKRT
- a CDS encoding DUF4179 domain-containing protein, with protein sequence MKEKLIKSTIETITVPEEAVTQAIQLGISKGTSKQFRIKKRIKWVSFVAVAIAFIGISGFIVPSVAQVLADIPGVGKLYQKFGDPFGAELTKDAPH
- the rimI gene encoding ribosomal protein S18-alanine N-acetyltransferase; the encoded protein is MTNQQLAHALWQVSQQSFQYGSPWTLQQFVEDLEQGSSSWLLEKNADDELIGYLQYRVLFDEAEIYNLAIATAYKGQGLGRQLMMRLDTELGAQAVAQIFLEVRESNQLARAFYQKQGFVEVSTRKNYYHHPLENGLILMKELK
- the rimI gene encoding ribosomal protein S18-alanine N-acetyltransferase, which produces MWKKSDLLKTVKRVIKQDHFMIQDTVAALTHITYRSVRLDEIKTLQAIQKTVYPDRAAWSRYAFLAELNGKHPVHYLVADCQGQLVGFGGIRIEESHAHVTNLAVLPELQGNGIGSELITQLLAFAEGYQVTSITLEVRASNEKAQRLYKSLGFKLSTTKNSYYRDGEDAYLMVLTKEVVGGHSD
- the nagB gene encoding glucosamine-6-phosphate deaminase; translated protein: MQLITVKDQFEGGKKAFEILNEEMQANRVNVLGLATGSTPITFYEEIVKSDLDFSEVTSVNLDEYIGLAKSDDQSYDYFMHEHLFNVKPFKENFLPDGLATDVEAECQRYDEVLKAHPVDIQILGIGENAHIGFNEPGSSFEAGTQKVALTESTIEANSRNFEKIEDVPTHAISMGIKSIMAAKKIILLAYGEKKAEAIKNTIEGPITEDVPSSVLQRHQDVIIIADEAATSLLTK